The following coding sequences are from one Luteimonas sp. S4-F44 window:
- a CDS encoding metallophosphoesterase yields MLSVVALVLASYLALRLVLPLRCAWPLRVALAALIYGLALHHRIVARFAGSMASPELPKLVIAALGTGFVALLLTALLVLLLDLATLAAWALRRPGALSALRARWLRPGAAALALLLSLYGTWQAMVVPKVRQIEIAIADLPPAFEGYRVLQLTDIHTSRLLTGDWVAEVVARANAQHPDLIVITGDLVDGSVRARRDDVRPLAELRAPDGVVAITGNHEYYGQYRDWMDAFAALGMTVLENAHLRIARGDAALTVAGVTDPVAARYGLPLPDAAAALAGADPDAPVILLDHRPGEARVHAARGVALQLSGHTHGGHIIGMDRLVARANGGFVSGLYPVDGMQLYVGNGAGLWPGFATRIGVPSEIALITLRRAAD; encoded by the coding sequence GTGCTCAGTGTCGTCGCCCTCGTGCTCGCGTCCTATCTCGCCCTGCGTCTGGTGCTGCCATTGCGTTGCGCGTGGCCGCTGCGCGTCGCACTGGCAGCGCTGATCTACGGACTGGCGCTGCATCACCGCATCGTCGCGCGCTTCGCCGGCAGCATGGCCTCACCCGAGTTGCCAAAGCTGGTCATTGCCGCGCTTGGCACCGGGTTCGTGGCGCTGCTGCTCACCGCGCTGCTGGTGCTGCTGCTCGATCTCGCGACGCTCGCGGCCTGGGCGCTGCGCCGGCCGGGGGCGTTGTCGGCCTTGCGCGCGCGGTGGCTGCGGCCGGGTGCGGCCGCGCTGGCGTTGCTGCTGTCGCTGTACGGCACCTGGCAGGCGATGGTGGTGCCCAAGGTGCGTCAGATCGAGATTGCGATCGCCGATCTGCCGCCGGCGTTCGAAGGCTATCGCGTGCTGCAGCTGACCGATATCCACACCAGCCGGTTGCTGACCGGCGACTGGGTCGCCGAGGTCGTCGCGCGTGCGAACGCGCAGCACCCGGACCTGATCGTCATCACCGGCGATCTGGTCGATGGCAGCGTGCGTGCGCGCAGGGACGATGTGCGTCCGCTCGCCGAGCTCCGCGCGCCCGACGGGGTCGTCGCGATCACCGGCAACCACGAGTACTACGGCCAGTACCGCGACTGGATGGATGCGTTCGCCGCGCTGGGCATGACGGTGCTCGAGAACGCGCATCTGCGCATCGCACGCGGGGACGCCGCGCTGACCGTGGCCGGCGTCACCGATCCGGTCGCCGCGCGTTACGGCCTGCCGTTGCCCGATGCCGCGGCGGCGCTGGCCGGCGCCGATCCGGACGCGCCGGTGATCCTGCTCGACCACCGTCCGGGCGAGGCCCGCGTGCATGCTGCGCGCGGGGTCGCGCTGCAGCTCTCGGGCCACACCCACGGCGGCCACATCATCGGGATGGATCGCCTGGTCGCGCGCGCGAACGGCGGTTTCGTGTCCGGGCTCTATCCGGTCGACGGCATGCAGTTGTATGTCGGCAACGGCGCCGGCCTGTGGCCGGGCTTTGCGACCCGGATCGGCGTGCCGTCCGAGATCGCGCTGATCACACTGCGTCGGGCGGCGGACTGA
- the rnt gene encoding ribonuclease T, with amino-acid sequence MPEIDAPATAAPTALPPMARRFRGFLPVVVDVETGGFDARRHALLEIAAIPLDLDADGRLVAGESAHAHVEPAPGMTIDPKSLEVTGIDIHHPFRFAKPERDALEHVFAHVRAAVRRHQCQRAILVGHNAHFDLGFVNAAVERSGHKRNPFHPFSVFDTVTLAGVAYGQTVLARAVQAAGLTWDQSQAHSALYDTTLTAQLFCRIANAWPAMAAPAEADASTVLSPPPDAV; translated from the coding sequence ATGCCAGAGATCGACGCGCCGGCCACTGCCGCCCCCACTGCCCTTCCGCCGATGGCCCGCCGCTTCCGCGGCTTTCTGCCCGTCGTAGTCGACGTCGAGACCGGCGGCTTCGACGCGCGCCGTCACGCGCTGCTGGAGATCGCCGCGATCCCGCTCGATCTCGACGCCGACGGCCGCCTGGTCGCTGGCGAGTCAGCGCATGCGCACGTCGAGCCGGCGCCAGGCATGACGATCGATCCCAAGTCGCTCGAAGTGACCGGAATCGACATCCATCATCCGTTCCGCTTCGCCAAGCCCGAGCGCGATGCGCTCGAGCACGTGTTCGCCCACGTGCGTGCAGCGGTGCGGCGGCACCAGTGCCAGCGCGCGATCCTGGTCGGCCACAACGCCCATTTCGATCTGGGGTTCGTCAATGCCGCGGTCGAGCGCAGCGGCCACAAGCGCAACCCGTTCCACCCTTTCAGCGTATTCGACACCGTGACCCTTGCCGGCGTGGCCTACGGCCAGACCGTGTTGGCGCGCGCGGTGCAGGCCGCCGGCCTGACCTGGGACCAGTCGCAGGCGCACTCGGCGTTGTACGACACCACGCTGACCGCGCAGTTGTTCTGCCGGATCGCCAATGCCTGGCCGGCGATGGCCGCGCCCGCCGAGGCCGACGCATCAACAGTGCTCAGTCCGCCGCCCGACGCAGTGTGA